The Aquipuribacter hungaricus region CGGCCTGCTGTACGTGCAGCCGATCTACGTGCAGTCCAGCGGGTCCACGTCGTTCCCGCTGCTGCAGCGGGTGCTCGTCGCCTTCGGCGAGGACCTCGGCTTCGGGGAGACCCTGGACGAGGCCCTGGACGACCTGTTCGACGGCGACGCCGGGGCGCAGGCGCCGGACGCGGACTCCGACGCCACGCCGGACACCGGGACCGGGACCCCCACCGACGAGCCGTCGGCAGAGCCGAGCACCGAGCCCAGCGCGGAGCCGAGCGACGAGCCCAGCGCGCCCGCGGGCGGCGGGGCGGTCTCGCCCGTCGACCCGGCCACGGCCCAGCAGCAGCTGGACACGGCGCTCACGGACGCCCGCCAGGCGGTCCAGGAGTCGCAGGAGGCCCTGGCCGCCAACGACTTCGCCGCCTACGGCGAGGCGCAGGCACGGCTGAGCGAGGCCATCGACAGGGCCATCGCCGCCGAGGAGGCGCTCGGCCGCTGACGCCGGACCGGCCCGGGCACCGACGATTTGGCGCCCGGGCCGGGCTCGCGTAGGGTTTGTGATGCGACGCGGGGTGGAGCAGCTCGGTAGCTCGCTGGGCTCATAACCCAGAGGTCGCAGGTTCAAATCCTGCCCCCGCTACACAGTGAGAACCACAGCACGGAGGCACCTCGAAGGCCCGGACCCCTGGTCCGGGCCTTCGCGCGTCCCGCCCGTCCGCGCGGGGCTCAGCGCCCGGCCGGCACCGCCACGTGGCGGCCCGCACGACCCGTGCCGGGGCTGCGGGGCACCGGGACGAGCGACACCCGGGTCGCAGCGACACGGTGCAGCTGAGCCCGCCGCCTCCGGACGGCGACGGCGCCTGCGGGGGCGGGCGGTTCGCTGACCTCGTCCGGGGCGGCGGGCTGGTCGACCTGGTCCACGGTGCTCACGGGTCCTCCTGGCTGGGCGTCGGCGTCGGTGCCTGACCCGCACCATCGGTACGACCGCCCCCGACCCTGAGCCTCCCGCCCCGTCAGCCTGCCGTCGGTGCCGGCCCGCCGGGCGGCAGGACCGCGTAGACGAGCCGGGCGAACTGGCCGACTGCACCGGCGGAGACCAGCCGGAGCCGCTCGGACGTCACGCGCCGGGGCAGCAGCGGCGCCCCTCCGCCGAGCGCGACCGGGGCCACCGACACGGCCACCTCGTCCAGCACGCCGGCGTCGAGGAACTGCCCGGCGAGGTCCCCGCCCCCCACCACCCAGACGTCGCCGTCCCCGGCGGCCTCGAGGATGCGGGGGAGCACGTCGGCGACGGCGCCCCGGACCAGGCGGACGTCGACGCCCTCGGGCACCGGCAGGTCCCGGGTGGTGAAGACGAAGGTCGGCCGGTCGCCGTGGAACTCGCGCCAGCGCTCCGGGTGGGCCAGGACGTCCTGCTCGCGCAGCAGCCACTCGTACGTGGTCGAGCCCTGGACGAGCACGGTGTGCCCGGTGGGGAACAGTCCTTCGTCCGGGTTCTCGCCCCCGGCGACCTCGAACAGCCAGCCCAGCGAGCCGTCCTGGTCCGCGATGTACCCGTCGATGCTCGTCGCGGTGTCGAAGAGGATCCGTCCCATGCGCGGGAGGCTAGGACGGCCCCCTGACAGCGCCGACCGGGCGGCTCCGGGCGGCTTTCGGGTGGGTGCCGGAACAATTGTGGTCGGCCCCGGGTTGGCGCGCACGGCCGGCACTCGCACCCGACGGAAGAACTCCACGTGAACCCTGCACCCGACGCCCCCACCCTCGACAGCCCCGCGCTGGCCGGTCCCGCCCTCGGCGGGCCTGCCGCCCCCCCGGACGCCCTCGACGCCACAGGCGTGCCCGACGCCCCGGCCGGCCGCGCGCCGAGCATGCTCCGCACCGCGCTCGTCCTCGGCGCCTTCGTCGCCGTCGGACCCCTGACCATCGACATGTACCTGCCGGCGCTGCCCACCATCGCCACGGAGCTGGAGACCACCGAGGCCGCCGTCCAGCTCACGCTGACCGGCACCCTCGTCGGGCTCGCCCTCGGCCAGCTCGTCATCGGGCCGCTCTCGGACGCGCTCGGCCGCCGCACCCCGCTGCTCGCCGGCACCGCGCTGCACGTGGTCAGCTCCCTGCTCATCCTGCTCGCCCCGAGCATCGAGGTCCTCGGCGCGCTGCGCGTGCTGCAGGGCGTCGGCACCGCCGCCGGCGCGGTCGTCGCGCTCGCCGTGGTCCGCGACCTCTACGACGGCCGTGCGGCCGCCACCATGCTGTCCAGGCTGTTCCTCGTCATGGGCGCCGCCCCCGTGCTGGCGCCGACCATCGGCGGCGGGGTCCTGGCCTTCACGTCCTGGCGGGGCGTGTTCATGGTGCTCGCGCTCTACGGCGTCGCGCTCCTCGTCATGGGCTGGTTCCTCCTGCGCGAGACGCTGCCGCCCTCGGCGCGCCGCTCCAGCGGCCCCCGCGCGACCCTGAGCACCTACCGCGGCCTCATGCGGGACCGGGTGTACGTCGGCCTCGTCCTCGTCGGCGGTCTCACCATGGCCGGTCTGTTCAGCTACGTCGCGGGCTCCTCGTTCGTCTACCAGGGCCAGTTCGGCCTCGACGAGCAGGAGTTCGGGCTGCTGTTCGGCGCCGGCGCCTTCTGGCTCATCGCCGCGACCCAGCTCAACCCCGTGGTGCTGCGCCGCTTCTCCCCGGCGCAGGTCCTCCTCACCGGCACGCTGACCGGCCTGGTGTCCGGCGCGGTCCTGCTCGGGCTCGCCCTGACCGGCACCGGCGGGCTCGTCGGCGTCGTGGCCCCGCTGTGGGCCGTCCTGTTCTCCACCGGCCTGGCGCTGCCCAACGCCCCGGCCCTGGCGCTGTCCCGCCACGGCGAGGCGGCCGGTGCGGCCGCGGCCGTGCTCGGTGCCGTCCAGTTCGGCATCGGCGCCATCGTGTCGCCCCTGGTCGGCGTGCTCGGCAACGACGCGGCCGCGATGGGGACCGTCGTCCTCGTCGCCCTCGTCCTGGCCACGCTCGTGCTCGTCACGGTCGTGCGGCCGTGGCAGCTGCCCGACCCCGACGGCGAGACCGTGGCCGTCGGCCACTGACAGCCGCGCACCCCAGCACGACTGCACGACAGCGACCCCCCAGCACCCCAGCACCGCCCGCGGGCGGCGTCGTCCGGCCCCGCGGCCGGGTCGGCGCCGCCCGTCGCGCTGTCCGGCGGGGGACCGGGCGAGCGGGGGGCGACCCCGGTAGCCCGGACGGGTCCGTCGAAGCAGTGCGGAGTTGCACCCCGGACCACATCGGTCCACCCTGAGACCGTGACGGTCGCAGACGGGATCCCGGCAGTCCGCGGCCGCAGCCCCCGGGCGGTGCGGCCGAGCCCCGAGCAGCTCGACGCCGCGATCCTCGACGCCGCCGCGGAGGTGTTCGCCCGCCACGGGTTCGCCGGTACGAGCGTGCAGCAGGTCGCGGACACCGTCGGCTACTCCAAGACCGGGCTGCTGCGGCGGTTCCCGTCCAAGCAGGCGCTGTACGACGGCGTCCTCGGCCACGTCTCCGCCTGCGTCGAGGGCATCCTCGACGGGCCCGGCGCCGGCCAGGGGCTGGGCGACGGCGACCTCGCCCCGCCGCGCACCCGCGCCGCCGTGCTCCGCGCCGTGACCGCCGCCGCGTTCCAGAACCCGGGGACCGTCGTCCTCGTCCTGGAGGCGCTGCGGCCGGGCAGCGACCTGCCCGGCACCGACCAGGTCGAGCAGACCACCCTCCGCCTGGCGGGCCAGCTCACCGCCGGCATCGACGACCCGCAGGACCGCCTCCGCGCCCTGCTCGCGCTCCAGCTGGTCGCCACGGCGGCCACGCTGGCGCTGGACCCCGGCGCGCACGTGCCGGAGCTGTCCGTCTCCCAGGTGCACGACGTCGCGCTGCAGGCCGCGGGCGACGTCGTCGGTGTCCGCACCACCTGAGCCGCCCGTACGCCAGCCCCGCCCCGGCCGCCCGCGGCCCGTCACCCGAGGACCACCATGTCGTCGCAGCTGTACGCCTTCGGACGCCTCGCCCACCGGCGCTGGCGCCTCGTCATGCTCGTGTGGGTGCTCGTGCTCGCCGGCGCGGGCACCGCCGCGGCCGCCCTGTCGGCCGGCACGACGAACTCCTTCAGCATCCCGGGCACCGAGTCCCAGGAGGCCCTCGACCGGCTCTCGGCGACCTTCCCCCAGGTCAGCGGCTCCTCCGCCCAGGTCGTCGCGGTCGCCGCCGACGGCGACGTCCGGGACGAGACCGGCTCGGTCGCCGAGGTCGTCGACGCGCTCGAGGGCCTGCAGGACGTGGCCGCGGTCGCGCCCGTCCTCGCCGAGGACGGCACCCTGCTGCCCGAGGCGCAGGTGTCCGACGACGGCAGCACGCTGCTGGTGACCGCGCAGCTCGACCTCGGCCGCGACGAGGTCACCGAGGAGACCACCGACGCGCTGCTCGAGGTCGTCGACGGCGCCAGCACCGACGCGGTCACGTGGACCGCCGGCGGCGACGCGTTCCAGGCCGAGACCGTGGCGCTCGGCGCGACGGAGCTGGTCGGCCTGCTCGTCGCCGGCGTCGTGCTCACCCTCACCCTCGGCTCCCTGCTCGCCGCCGGCATGCCGCTGGTGACCGCCGTCGTGGGCGTGGCCACCGCCATGGCGCTCGTCTTCGCCGCGACCTCGGTCGTCGAGCTGTCGAGCACCGCCCCGCTGCTGGCGGTGATGATCGGCATCGCGGTCGGGATCGACTACGCGCTCTTCGTCCTGGCCC contains the following coding sequences:
- a CDS encoding Bcr/CflA family efflux MFS transporter produces the protein MNPAPDAPTLDSPALAGPALGGPAAPPDALDATGVPDAPAGRAPSMLRTALVLGAFVAVGPLTIDMYLPALPTIATELETTEAAVQLTLTGTLVGLALGQLVIGPLSDALGRRTPLLAGTALHVVSSLLILLAPSIEVLGALRVLQGVGTAAGAVVALAVVRDLYDGRAAATMLSRLFLVMGAAPVLAPTIGGGVLAFTSWRGVFMVLALYGVALLVMGWFLLRETLPPSARRSSGPRATLSTYRGLMRDRVYVGLVLVGGLTMAGLFSYVAGSSFVYQGQFGLDEQEFGLLFGAGAFWLIAATQLNPVVLRRFSPAQVLLTGTLTGLVSGAVLLGLALTGTGGLVGVVAPLWAVLFSTGLALPNAPALALSRHGEAAGAAAAVLGAVQFGIGAIVSPLVGVLGNDAAAMGTVVLVALVLATLVLVTVVRPWQLPDPDGETVAVGH
- a CDS encoding dihydrofolate reductase family protein, translating into MGRILFDTATSIDGYIADQDGSLGWLFEVAGGENPDEGLFPTGHTVLVQGSTTYEWLLREQDVLAHPERWREFHGDRPTFVFTTRDLPVPEGVDVRLVRGAVADVLPRILEAAGDGDVWVVGGGDLAGQFLDAGVLDEVAVSVAPVALGGGAPLLPRRVTSERLRLVSAGAVGQFARLVYAVLPPGGPAPTAG
- a CDS encoding TetR/AcrR family transcriptional regulator; this translates as MTVADGIPAVRGRSPRAVRPSPEQLDAAILDAAAEVFARHGFAGTSVQQVADTVGYSKTGLLRRFPSKQALYDGVLGHVSACVEGILDGPGAGQGLGDGDLAPPRTRAAVLRAVTAAAFQNPGTVVLVLEALRPGSDLPGTDQVEQTTLRLAGQLTAGIDDPQDRLRALLALQLVATAATLALDPGAHVPELSVSQVHDVALQAAGDVVGVRTT